The following are encoded together in the Chlorocebus sabaeus isolate Y175 chromosome 20, mChlSab1.0.hap1, whole genome shotgun sequence genome:
- the ANKRD35 gene encoding ankyrin repeat domain-containing protein 35 has translation MIASLGGHTAICSQLLQRGARVNVTDKNDKSALILACEKGSAEVAELLLSHGADAGAVDSTGHDALHYALHTQDKSLWRLLQQALNRRRRGDQRLVQHPDLASQASPSEPQADSPPKRPWRAEPEEEQEEEEDEDPCSEEWRWKYEEEQRKVVQLEQELVQKTEECKTQAAACLRLENQIQEQVQELGLLLSWEPRASGRQGSSLRPGGDGMEQGCPMDLLAERIQELKKQQQAAATVNPVSALKKAEDSAPGEIQYEVHGRSQQEEQGPPQSPESETIRKTTGQQLTTSGAQTFGPDDADQLPAGQKESSQVLGVEPGGTVAEPVGPAAMNQLLLQLREELAAVWREKDAARGALSRPVMEGALGTPRAEAAAAAWEKMEARLECVLARLERAKAGLQVKPEVPSQESREGALKAAPGSIKEDEEKEKRVPGARGEPLGAPGGEKALGGLAKGQLEKEVSALRLSNSNLVEELGELGRERQRLQRELQSLSQRLQREFVPKPEAQVQLQQLRQSVGLLTDELAVEKEATEKLRKLLAAQSSGLRGLWDCLPPDLVGKRSAQSKAAEPLEELRACITTLVDRHREAQQVLARLQEENRQLRGSLSPCREPGTSLKAPASPQVAALEQDLGKLEEELRAVQATMSGKSQEIGKLKQLLYQATEEVAELRAREAASLRQHEKTRGSLVAQAQAWGQELKALLEKYNTACREMGRLREAVAEERRRSGDLAAKAAEQERQASEMRGRSEQFEKTAELLKEKMEHLIGACRDKEGKIKELLKKLEQLSEEVLAIRGENARLALQLQDSQKNNEEIISTYRNHLLNAARGYMEHEVYNILLRILSMQEE, from the exons ATCGGCTTTGATCCTGGCCTGTGAGAAAGGCAGTGCCGAGGTGGCTGAACTGCTCCTGAGCCACGGAGCAGATGCGGGGGCTGTGGACAGCACAGGTCATGATGCTCTGCACTATGCTCTGCACACGCAAGACAAGTCACTATGGAGGCTGCTACAGCAGGCCCTGAACCGGCGACGGCGGGGCG ATCAGAGGCTAGTCCAGCACCCAGATCTTGCATCCCAG gcctctccaTCTGAGCCCCAGGCAGATTCTCCACCTAAGAGGCCATGGAGAGCAGAGCCTGAAgaggagcaagaggaagaggaggacgaAGACCCATGCTCGGAGGAGTGGAGGTGGAAGTATGAAGAGGAGCAGAGGAAAGTTGTTCAGTTGGAGCAGGAGTTGGTGCAAAAGACAGAAGAGTGTAAGACTCAAGCTGCAGCCTGTCTGAGACTTGAGAACCAGATTCAAGAGCAGGTGCAGGAGCTAGGGCTCCTCCTATCCTGGGAGCCCAGAGCTTCAGGAAGGCAAGGCTCTAGTCTCCGGCCTGGAGGGGATGGCATGGAGCAGGGTTGTCCTATGGACCTGCTGGCTGAGCGTATACAAGAGctaaagaagcagcagcaggcagCAGCCACAGTAAATCCAGTATCAGCTCTGAAGAAGGCTGAGGACTCAGCCCCAGGAGAGATCCAGTATGAAGTCCATGGAAGGTCCCAACAAGAAGAACAGGGGCCACCCCAGAGCCCAGAGTCTGAGACCATCAGGAAAACCACAGGACAGCAACTGACTACCAGTGGTGCACAGACCTTTGGCCCTGATGATGCTGACCAGCTGCCTGCTGGCCAGAAGGAGAGTTCCCAGGTTCTAGGAGTTGAACCAGGAGGCACAGTGGCTGAACCAGTGGGCCCAGCAGCCATGAACCAGCTTCTGCTACAACTAAGGGAGGAGCTTGCTGCAGTGTGGCGAGAAAAGGATGCTGCCCGGGGGGCTTTGTCAAGACCAGTCATGGAGGGAGCCCTGGGGACTCCCCGTGCTGAGGCAGCAGCAGCTGCCTGGGAGAAGATGGAGGCCCGACTGGAGTGTGTGCTGGCAAGGCTGGAACGGGCAAAGGCGGGACTACAGGTGAAACCTGAGGTTCCTTCCCAGGAGTCCAGAGAGGGAGCCCTAAAGGCAGCCCCAGGGAGCATCAAAGAGgatgaagagaaggagaaaagggttCCTGGGGCTCGCGGAGAGCCTCTAGGCGCCCCTGGAGGGGAAAAGGCCCTAGGAGGCCTGGCAAAGGGACAGCTGGAGAAGGAGGTGTCAGCACTGAGACTGAGCAACAGTAACTTGGTGGAGGAGTTAGGGGAGTTGGGGCGGgagcggcagaggttgcagagggaGCTGCAGTCCCTGAGCCAGCGGCTGCAGCGGGAATTTGTGCCCAAGCCAGAGGCGCAGGTCCAGCTACAGCAGTTGCGGCAGAGTGTGGGGCTGCTGACAGATGAACTGGCGGTGGAGAAGGAGGCCACAGAGAAGCTGAGGAAGCTCCTGGCCGCCCAGAGCAGCGGTCTCCGAGGGCTGTGGGACTGCCTGCCTCCAGACCTAGTGGGCAAGAGGAGTGCACAAAGCAAAGCAGCGGAGCCGCTGGAGGAGCTGCGGGCCTGCATCACCACCCTGGTAGATCGGCACCGGGAGGCCCAGCAGGTGCTGGCTCGGCTGCAAGAAGAAAACCGGCAGTTGCGGGGGTCCTTGTCCCCATGTCGGGAGCCAGGCACCTCCTTAAAGGCCCCAGCATCCCCCCAAGTGGCCGCTCTGGAGCAAGACTTGGGAAAGCTGGAGGAAGAGCTGCGGGCAGTTCAGGCCACGATGAGCGGGAAGAGCCAGGAGATCGGAAAGCTGAAGCAGCTGCTCTACCAAGCCACAGAGGAAGTGGCTGAGCTAAGGGCCCGGGAGGCAGCCAGCCTACGGCAACACGAGAAAACTCGGGGTTCGCTGGTGGCCCAGGCCCAGGCTTGGGGCCAGGAGCTAAAGGCCCTGCTGGAAAAGTATAACACGGCCTGCCGGGAAATGGGTCGGCTGCGGGAGGCGGTGGCCGAGGAGCGCCGCCGGAGCGGGGACCTGGCCGCTAAGGCAGCCGAACAAGAGCGCCAGGCCAGCGAGATGCGGGGGCGCTCCGAGCagtttgagaaaacagcagagctGCTGAAAGAGAAGATGGAACATCTCATTGGGGCTTGCCGAGACAAGGAGGGCAAG ATCAAGGAGTTGTTGAAGAAGCTGGAGCAGCTTTCAGAAGAGGTTCTAGCAATTCGGGGAGAAAATGCTCGCCTTGCCCTGCAGCTGCAG GATTCCCAAAAGAACAATGAAGAGATCATCTCCACCTACAGGAATCATCTACTGAATGCTGCTCGG GGCTACATGGAACATGAAGTGTACAATATCCTGCTGCGAATCCTTAGCATGCAAGAGGAGTGA